In uncultured Flavobacterium sp., a genomic segment contains:
- a CDS encoding PPK2 family polyphosphate kinase: MKSIDPKDFKVTDKIKLSKIPTLCDIDADSDEKEAKLDKVQAKLSDLQDVMYAHNRYGVLICLQGMDTSGKDSLIREVFKEFNPRGVVVHSFKTPNSTELEHDYLWRHYLALPEKGKFAIFNRTHYENVLVTRVHPEYILGENLPGITSVDDITPTFWEDRIKQINNFEKHISQNGTIVLKFFLHLSKEEQRERLLRRLEEEKHHWKFSPGDLKEREHWDEYQHYYEEAINKTSTDYAPWYVVPADDKEMARYIVAKIIWEEMQKHTDIKEPELDDKIKANIEMYKQQLKREP; encoded by the coding sequence ATGAAATCGATAGATCCGAAAGATTTTAAAGTTACAGATAAAATAAAGTTATCCAAGATTCCGACTTTGTGTGATATTGATGCTGACAGCGATGAAAAAGAAGCTAAACTGGATAAAGTGCAGGCTAAACTGAGTGATTTGCAGGATGTGATGTATGCGCACAATAGATATGGTGTTTTGATTTGCCTGCAAGGAATGGATACTTCGGGAAAGGATAGTTTGATTCGGGAAGTTTTTAAGGAATTTAATCCGCGTGGGGTTGTAGTGCACAGTTTTAAAACGCCAAATTCGACTGAATTAGAACATGATTATTTGTGGAGACATTATCTTGCGTTGCCGGAAAAAGGAAAATTCGCAATTTTTAATCGTACGCATTACGAGAATGTTTTGGTAACGCGCGTACATCCGGAATATATTTTGGGAGAGAATTTGCCGGGAATTACTTCGGTTGACGATATTACACCAACTTTCTGGGAAGACAGAATTAAGCAAATTAATAATTTTGAAAAGCATATTTCGCAAAACGGAACTATCGTGCTTAAATTTTTTCTGCATTTGAGTAAAGAGGAGCAAAGGGAACGTTTGTTGCGCCGTTTGGAGGAGGAGAAACATCATTGGAAGTTTTCGCCGGGCGATTTGAAGGAACGTGAACACTGGGATGAATATCAGCATTATTATGAAGAGGCAATAAACAAAACTTCGACAGATTATGCGCCGTGGTATGTTGTTCCGGCTGATGATAAAGAAATGGCGCGCTATATTGTGGCCAAAATTATCTGGGAAGAAATGCAAAAACATACGGATATCAAGGAACCCGAGTTGGACGATAAGATTAAAGCCAATATCGAAATGTATAAACAACAATTGAAGAGAGAGCCTTAA
- a CDS encoding sigma-70 family RNA polymerase sigma factor, translating to MNRDAQRQVYEHMAPKLYRVCKRYLKKEEEIEEAMADAFYTIFTKLEQLKEVLAFEAWARKITVNHCLATIKKNTNFNMYLDDVKLLSQPFTEEVNALEEEDLLNLLNHIPDGCKTVFNLFVIEGFGHKEIAGMLNISEGTSKSQLNAAKTKLKELVNKLYYQKAK from the coding sequence ATGAACCGCGATGCGCAGCGTCAGGTTTATGAGCATATGGCTCCAAAATTGTATCGCGTTTGCAAACGATACCTGAAGAAGGAAGAAGAAATTGAAGAAGCTATGGCTGACGCTTTCTACACCATATTCACAAAACTGGAACAACTCAAAGAAGTTTTAGCTTTTGAGGCTTGGGCGCGAAAAATAACTGTCAATCATTGTTTGGCAACCATCAAGAAAAATACCAATTTCAATATGTATCTTGATGATGTCAAATTACTCTCGCAACCTTTTACGGAAGAAGTTAATGCTTTAGAAGAAGAAGATTTACTCAATTTACTAAACCATATTCCAGACGGCTGTAAAACTGTTTTTAACCTTTTTGTCATAGAAGGTTTCGGACATAAAGAAATAGCCGGAATGCTAAACATTTCTGAAGGCACATCAAAATCACAATTGAATGCCGCAAAAACCAAGCTAAAGGAATTAGTAAATAAATTGTATTACCAAAAAGCAAAGTAG
- a CDS encoding von Willebrand factor type A domain-containing protein — translation MKSLKLISSAIAMLICFVAVAQERTITGTVTDESNLPLPGVQIIIKGTKKNTQTDYDGKYSIQAQKGDALIFSYVGMDSQTIFVKTSNVINVILKNNSLQLQEVVTIGYGTSNSESEDRSYARAERKKAKMKTAEMAQGRVAGIQVQNNIGYLASPTVAIREIASIPAKNEPLYIVDGIPVKADQFAKINPNDVQDVKVLKDKDATATYGNKASNGVVVIDTKNGIYKNLTEKELDAKLNILYPTPPVTPNQEDYDTFVENAFESPKTAPLSTFSIDVDNASYTNIRRFINNGQAVPKDAVRVEEMVNFFKYNYPQPKDQHPFSINTELSDSPWNSKNQILRIGLQGKNIATENLPASNMVFLIDVSGSMEDVNKLPLLIQSMKILVNELRAKDKVAIVVYAGAAGLVLPPTSGAEKKTINDALENLHAGGSTAGGAGIELAYKIAAENFIKDGNNRVILATDGDFNVGSSSNSDMETLIEQKRKTGVFLTCLGYGMGNYKDSKMETLADKGNGNYAYIDNIQEANRFLGKEFKGSMFAIAKDVKIQIEFNPKQVQAYRLIGYENRKLRPEDFKNDAIDAGELGSNHTVTALYEIIPTGVQSDYLNQQPDALKYTKVQETGNNYSNELATIKFRYKKPDGDKSIEMVNVIENKSIALNKASDDFKFSTSVAWFGLKLRDSKLISDKSSDAILKLAKQGLSNDTEGYKAEFIRLVQSAI, via the coding sequence ATGAAAAGTCTAAAACTTATTTCATCAGCCATTGCTATGCTTATATGTTTCGTAGCTGTGGCACAAGAAAGAACTATTACAGGAACGGTTACAGATGAGTCTAATCTTCCGCTTCCTGGTGTTCAGATAATCATTAAAGGCACTAAAAAAAATACTCAAACTGACTATGATGGAAAATACTCTATTCAGGCTCAAAAGGGAGATGCTCTTATTTTTAGCTATGTAGGAATGGATTCTCAAACCATTTTCGTTAAAACTTCAAATGTTATTAATGTTATACTAAAAAACAATAGCCTTCAGCTACAAGAAGTTGTAACAATTGGTTATGGCACAAGTAATTCTGAATCTGAAGATCGAAGTTATGCACGTGCTGAAAGGAAAAAAGCTAAAATGAAAACTGCTGAAATGGCACAAGGAAGAGTTGCAGGAATTCAGGTTCAAAATAATATTGGATATCTTGCAAGTCCAACGGTTGCAATACGTGAAATTGCGTCTATTCCAGCAAAAAATGAACCTTTATATATTGTTGACGGAATTCCGGTAAAAGCTGACCAATTTGCTAAAATCAATCCGAATGATGTACAGGATGTAAAAGTTCTGAAAGATAAAGATGCTACAGCTACTTACGGTAATAAAGCTTCGAATGGAGTTGTCGTTATTGATACCAAAAACGGAATCTATAAAAATCTTACGGAAAAAGAACTAGATGCAAAATTGAACATTTTATATCCTACTCCACCAGTTACACCAAATCAGGAAGACTATGACACTTTTGTAGAAAATGCATTTGAAAGCCCAAAAACAGCACCGCTTTCTACTTTTTCTATCGATGTTGATAATGCTTCTTATACTAATATCAGACGTTTTATCAATAACGGACAAGCGGTTCCTAAAGATGCGGTTCGTGTTGAAGAAATGGTAAATTTCTTTAAATACAATTATCCTCAGCCAAAAGATCAACATCCATTTTCTATCAATACTGAATTAAGCGATTCTCCCTGGAACTCAAAAAATCAAATTCTTAGAATTGGTTTACAAGGAAAAAATATTGCAACAGAGAATTTACCGGCTTCAAACATGGTTTTCTTAATTGATGTTTCGGGTTCTATGGAAGACGTTAATAAACTGCCATTATTGATACAATCCATGAAAATTTTGGTAAACGAATTAAGAGCAAAAGATAAAGTTGCAATTGTAGTTTACGCGGGCGCTGCTGGTTTAGTTTTACCGCCAACTTCAGGAGCAGAGAAAAAAACTATAAATGATGCTTTAGAAAACTTACACGCCGGAGGAAGCACTGCCGGTGGAGCCGGAATTGAATTGGCATATAAAATCGCTGCCGAAAATTTTATTAAAGATGGAAACAATCGAGTAATTCTGGCTACAGATGGCGATTTTAATGTTGGAAGTTCTTCAAATTCAGATATGGAAACATTGATCGAACAAAAAAGAAAAACAGGCGTTTTCTTAACTTGTCTGGGTTATGGAATGGGAAATTATAAAGACAGTAAAATGGAAACTTTAGCTGATAAAGGAAACGGAAACTATGCTTATATCGATAATATTCAGGAAGCAAATCGCTTTTTAGGAAAAGAGTTTAAAGGTTCGATGTTTGCAATTGCTAAAGATGTAAAAATCCAGATTGAATTTAATCCAAAACAAGTTCAGGCGTATCGATTGATTGGATATGAAAACAGAAAACTACGTCCGGAAGATTTTAAAAACGATGCGATTGATGCCGGAGAATTAGGAAGTAATCACACTGTGACGGCATTATACGAAATTATTCCGACAGGAGTTCAAAGCGATTACCTAAACCAGCAACCAGATGCTTTAAAATATACCAAAGTACAGGAAACCGGAAACAATTACAGTAATGAACTAGCAACAATAAAATTCCGCTACAAAAAACCTGACGGCGATAAAAGTATCGAAATGGTGAATGTAATTGAAAATAAATCAATTGCTTTAAATAAAGCTTCTGATGATTTTAAATTTAGCACTTCTGTAGCTTGGTTTGGATTGAAATTAAGAGATTCAAAACTGATTTCAGACAAATCTTCTGATGCTATTTTAAAGTTAGCCAAACAAGGTTTATCAAACGATACTGAAGGTTATAAGGCCGAATTTATTCGTCTTGTCCAGTCGGCGATATAG
- a CDS encoding phospholipid scramblase-related protein has translation MNPILNQNLFLVKEHIGMFKAANNYDIYDPESNQIIMNCRENNLGFFTKVLRFTDYKRATPFNIEITTASGEKIISVKRGIAIFRSTVEIFDEKDRLIGTFKQKFFSIGGKFEILDKNEKPVATLQGKWTGWDFKFSHENKQLAQVSKKWAGIGKELFTSADNYVLQIEENVPQDSPLRQLILAAVMCIDMVLKE, from the coding sequence ATGAATCCTATTTTAAATCAGAATTTATTTCTTGTAAAAGAACACATTGGAATGTTTAAAGCTGCTAACAATTATGATATTTATGATCCGGAAAGCAATCAAATTATAATGAATTGTAGAGAAAATAATCTGGGATTTTTTACAAAAGTACTTCGTTTCACAGATTATAAAAGAGCTACACCCTTTAATATCGAAATCACAACGGCTTCTGGTGAGAAAATAATTTCTGTAAAAAGAGGCATTGCTATCTTCCGTTCAACGGTTGAAATTTTTGACGAAAAAGACCGTCTGATTGGAACATTCAAACAAAAGTTCTTTTCTATTGGAGGTAAATTTGAGATTTTAGATAAAAATGAAAAACCGGTCGCTACTCTTCAGGGAAAATGGACAGGTTGGGATTTTAAATTCAGCCACGAAAACAAACAACTTGCTCAGGTAAGTAAAAAATGGGCAGGAATAGGCAAAGAGCTTTTTACAAGTGCTGATAATTACGTTCTTCAAATTGAAGAAAACGTACCACAAGATAGTCCGCTTAGACAATTAATTCTTGCTGCCGTAATGTGTATCGATATGGTTTTGAAAGAATAA
- a CDS encoding 3-ketoacyl-ACP reductase: MTDLKNKNALITGAGKGIGKAIAIALAKEGVNVILVSRTQADVDQLADQTSNLGVKSLGLSADVSDINSINAAVEKALAQFGHIDILINNAGIAAFGNFLELEPTAWEKIIQVNLMGTYYTTRAILPNMIERKTGDIINISSTAGLNGNALTSAYSASKFAVLGLTDSLMQEVRKHNIRVTALTPSTVATDLALDLNLTDGNPDKVMQSEDIAELIIAQLKLNRRVFIKNSSIWSTNP; encoded by the coding sequence ATGACAGACTTAAAAAATAAAAATGCCCTGATTACAGGCGCCGGAAAAGGAATTGGAAAAGCAATTGCAATTGCATTAGCCAAAGAAGGTGTAAACGTAATTTTAGTTTCAAGAACTCAAGCTGATGTTGATCAACTTGCCGATCAAACCAGTAATTTAGGTGTTAAATCGTTAGGTCTTTCTGCAGATGTTTCTGATATCAATTCTATAAATGCTGCTGTTGAAAAAGCTTTAGCCCAATTTGGACACATAGATATCTTAATCAACAATGCGGGAATTGCTGCTTTTGGAAATTTTCTGGAATTAGAACCAACTGCATGGGAGAAAATTATTCAGGTAAATTTAATGGGAACGTATTATACGACACGAGCTATTTTACCTAATATGATCGAAAGAAAAACGGGGGATATCATCAATATTTCGTCAACTGCGGGATTAAACGGAAACGCGCTGACAAGTGCTTACAGTGCTTCAAAATTTGCCGTTTTAGGATTAACAGATTCTTTAATGCAGGAAGTTCGTAAACATAACATTCGCGTTACGGCACTAACACCAAGTACAGTTGCAACCGATTTAGCATTAGATTTAAATTTAACGGATGGAAATCCGGATAAAGTAATGCAATCTGAGGATATTGCTGAATTGATCATTGCACAATTAAAATTAAACCGTCGCGTTTTTATTAAAAACAGCAGTATTTGGTCTACGAATCCTTAA
- the mtaB gene encoding tRNA (N(6)-L-threonylcarbamoyladenosine(37)-C(2))-methylthiotransferase MtaB — MENRKKVAFYTLGCKLNFSETSTIARNFNDEGFDRVDFEEVADIYVINTCSVTENADKQFKQVVKKAMKLNEKAFVAAVGCYAQLKPEELAAVDGVDLVLGATEKFKITDYIHDLSKNDMGEVHSCEIAEADFYVGSYSIGDRTRAFLKVQDGCDYKCTYCTIPLARGISRSDALENVLQNAKEISAQNIKEIVLTGVNIGDYGKGEFGNKKHEHIFLDLVQALDKVEGIERLRISSIEPNLLKNETIEFVSKSRTFVPHFHIPLQSGSNDILKLMKRRYLREVYTERVNKIREVMPHACIGVDVIVGFPGETDEHFLETYHFLNDMDISYLHVFTYSERDNTEAADMPGVVPANVRAKRSKMLRGLSVKKRRAFYESQLGTNRTVLFESENKEGYIHGFTENYVKVKTPWNPELVNTLQEINLTKIDEDGSVRLEFLNKLTEA; from the coding sequence ATGGAAAATAGAAAAAAAGTTGCCTTTTATACGCTTGGATGCAAATTGAATTTTTCAGAGACTTCCACAATTGCCAGAAACTTCAATGATGAAGGTTTTGATCGTGTTGATTTTGAAGAAGTAGCTGATATTTATGTTATCAATACCTGTTCTGTTACAGAGAATGCTGACAAGCAATTTAAGCAGGTGGTAAAAAAAGCAATGAAACTTAATGAAAAAGCTTTTGTAGCTGCAGTGGGTTGTTATGCGCAATTAAAACCAGAAGAATTAGCAGCGGTTGATGGCGTTGATTTGGTTCTTGGAGCGACTGAAAAGTTTAAAATTACCGATTATATTCATGATTTAAGCAAAAATGACATGGGTGAAGTTCACTCTTGCGAAATTGCCGAAGCTGATTTTTATGTTGGAAGTTATTCTATAGGAGACAGAACCCGTGCTTTCCTGAAAGTTCAGGATGGTTGTGATTATAAATGTACGTATTGTACAATTCCGTTGGCGAGAGGAATTTCGAGAAGTGATGCATTAGAAAACGTTTTGCAAAACGCCAAAGAAATTTCGGCACAAAACATTAAAGAAATTGTTTTAACGGGAGTAAATATTGGTGATTACGGAAAAGGAGAATTTGGAAATAAAAAACACGAACATATATTTCTTGATTTAGTTCAGGCTTTGGATAAGGTTGAAGGAATTGAACGTTTAAGAATTTCATCTATCGAACCTAATTTATTGAAAAACGAAACGATCGAATTTGTTTCTAAAAGCCGAACTTTTGTACCTCATTTCCATATTCCGTTGCAATCAGGAAGTAATGATATTTTAAAATTAATGAAACGTCGTTATTTACGTGAAGTGTATACGGAACGTGTGAATAAAATTCGTGAAGTGATGCCACACGCTTGTATTGGTGTTGATGTAATTGTTGGTTTCCCTGGTGAAACCGATGAGCACTTTCTTGAAACGTATCATTTCCTGAATGACATGGATATTTCGTATTTACACGTATTCACTTATTCTGAAAGAGATAATACAGAAGCAGCAGATATGCCGGGAGTTGTTCCTGCAAATGTAAGAGCAAAACGCAGCAAAATGTTACGCGGATTGTCAGTTAAAAAACGTCGTGCTTTTTATGAAAGTCAGTTGGGGACAAACAGAACAGTTCTTTTTGAGAGTGAAAACAAAGAAGGATACATTCATGGTTTTACCGAAAATTATGTAAAAGTAAAAACACCTTGGAATCCGGAATTAGTAAATACTTTACAAGAAATCAATTTAACTAAAATTGATGAAGACGGAAGCGTTCGATTGGAGTTTTTAAATAAATTGACAGAAGCGTAA
- a CDS encoding GNAT family N-acetyltransferase encodes MKEPIETERLLLRELQLSDVDGMFELDSNPNVHLFVGNKPVKSIEESIGYIKNVQQQYAALGTGRLAVILKETNEFLGWSGIKFITYEINNHKDFYEIGYRFIEKHWGKGYATEAGKASIDYAFNVLKADAVYAYADPGNENSRKILEKLGLQYVNSFEHEEELEVWYELKNPNL; translated from the coding sequence ATGAAAGAACCAATAGAAACTGAACGTTTACTTTTGAGGGAATTACAGCTATCAGATGTTGATGGAATGTTTGAATTGGATTCTAATCCAAACGTTCATCTTTTTGTTGGAAATAAGCCCGTAAAAAGTATTGAGGAAAGTATTGGTTACATTAAGAACGTTCAACAGCAATATGCAGCTTTAGGAACAGGTCGTTTGGCCGTTATTCTCAAAGAAACCAATGAATTTTTAGGCTGGTCCGGAATAAAATTCATTACATATGAAATCAATAATCATAAAGATTTTTATGAAATAGGATATCGTTTCATCGAAAAGCATTGGGGAAAAGGATATGCTACTGAAGCAGGAAAAGCTTCTATAGATTATGCTTTTAATGTATTGAAAGCCGATGCTGTCTATGCTTATGCAGATCCGGGAAATGAAAATTCAAGAAAAATTTTAGAAAAGCTAGGCTTGCAGTACGTAAATTCTTTTGAACATGAAGAAGAATTAGAAGTTTGGTACGAATTAAAAAATCCAAACTTATAA
- a CDS encoding Cof-type HAD-IIB family hydrolase, protein MQYKMLVLDMDDTLLTDDHKISDLNKKVLLEAQAKGVYVVLASGRPTSAMTAYAKELELDLNNSYIISFNGAIISSVKDDVVLFEQKLTVEQIHYLYDYSVKMKTHIITYVDDEIISETDSEYIEIEKDITGLPHNKVSSFKDAVTKPAVKCILLAEPSYLREVEKDLIKAMPHLSISMSKPFFLEAAQNGIDKAASLKILAEKLNIHQSEIIAVGNAGNDLTMIEYAGLGVWVDNVTPELRDRADLIVASNNDDGVAEVVQNYILN, encoded by the coding sequence ATGCAATATAAAATGCTAGTGCTCGACATGGATGACACCTTGTTGACAGACGATCATAAAATTTCGGATCTTAATAAAAAAGTACTTCTTGAAGCTCAGGCAAAAGGGGTTTATGTGGTTTTGGCTTCTGGCCGACCAACATCGGCAATGACTGCTTATGCTAAAGAATTAGAATTAGATTTAAACAATTCTTATATTATTTCGTTTAACGGAGCAATAATTAGTAGTGTTAAAGATGATGTTGTTTTGTTTGAACAGAAATTGACTGTAGAGCAAATTCACTATTTATATGATTATAGTGTAAAGATGAAAACGCATATTATTACGTATGTAGATGATGAAATAATAAGCGAAACGGACTCTGAGTATATAGAAATCGAAAAAGACATTACTGGATTACCGCATAATAAAGTGTCAAGTTTTAAAGATGCGGTTACAAAACCTGCTGTAAAATGTATTTTATTAGCTGAGCCTTCTTATTTAAGAGAAGTAGAAAAAGATTTAATAAAAGCAATGCCGCATTTGAGCATTTCAATGTCAAAACCTTTCTTTTTAGAAGCTGCGCAAAACGGAATTGATAAAGCCGCGAGTTTAAAAATTTTGGCTGAAAAGCTAAACATTCATCAAAGTGAAATTATCGCTGTTGGAAACGCAGGAAATGATTTAACAATGATCGAATATGCCGGACTTGGAGTTTGGGTTGATAATGTGACGCCTGAATTACGTGACAGAGCAGATTTAATTGTAGCTTCAAATAATGATGATGGAGTTGCTGAGGTTGTGCAAAATTACATTTTAAATTAA
- a CDS encoding DUF2007 domain-containing protein, translating into MGLMKVYSGSEVLALALQERLEEAGVETVKKDNIQSARLGGYGGSDLAVEVFIQETDFAKANPVIEDFRMSI; encoded by the coding sequence ATGGGATTAATGAAGGTGTATTCAGGAAGTGAAGTTTTAGCACTTGCTTTGCAGGAAAGATTAGAAGAGGCTGGAGTAGAAACAGTGAAAAAAGATAATATACAATCAGCACGTTTAGGCGGTTATGGAGGATCAGATTTAGCGGTTGAAGTATTTATTCAGGAAACAGATTTTGCAAAAGCAAATCCGGTTATTGAAGATTTCAGAATGAGTATTTAA